The Verrucomicrobium spinosum DSM 4136 = JCM 18804 genome includes a region encoding these proteins:
- a CDS encoding dynamin family protein: MDQLISSLVMLFQDTARNLAANPRPGHAQFAMFLRDFQAQRLMPLFHRTRALANERYVVSMIGLTNVGKSTLAQALLREPVAPRRNGAATAVPVEYEKGDSWSITSYHTGLHIKRETFDDATRLSVRLRQLVFDVDEHAAKSIIRIIVRGPLPGLPEGLVLVDMPGCGAAEAITGPEQDAEIIQYVRTHVNEVLFCVRGDANNWKTSPREVEFFRDLQDLCSTVVVTRWESNPEKNEEEMAKFQHQFSHLFPLCQFLFVQAKWAIHAYQKKDEQKLVESNIDSLHALIEERASITARQRLHHEQVVHACDDFAELAREPLRQAALRTVPWRSDKLENLKATQGAHELILRITP, translated from the coding sequence ATGGATCAGCTCATTTCATCTCTGGTGATGTTGTTTCAGGACACGGCTCGCAATCTGGCTGCGAATCCCCGGCCCGGTCATGCGCAATTCGCGATGTTCTTGCGAGATTTTCAGGCCCAGCGTCTCATGCCGCTGTTTCATCGAACGCGCGCGCTGGCCAACGAACGCTATGTGGTTTCGATGATCGGGCTGACAAACGTGGGAAAATCTACCCTGGCGCAGGCGCTGTTGCGTGAGCCGGTCGCTCCCCGTCGGAATGGAGCGGCCACGGCAGTGCCGGTCGAGTACGAAAAGGGCGACTCCTGGTCCATAACATCCTACCACACGGGGCTGCACATCAAGAGAGAGACATTTGACGATGCCACCCGTCTCTCAGTCCGGTTGCGGCAGCTTGTCTTTGATGTTGATGAGCATGCGGCAAAGTCGATCATCCGCATCATCGTCAGAGGACCTCTGCCAGGGCTGCCTGAGGGGCTGGTGCTGGTGGACATGCCAGGATGCGGAGCAGCGGAAGCCATCACGGGACCGGAACAGGATGCTGAGATCATCCAGTACGTCCGCACCCATGTGAACGAGGTGCTCTTCTGCGTGCGGGGAGACGCCAACAACTGGAAGACCAGCCCCAGGGAGGTTGAGTTTTTCAGAGATCTCCAGGACCTCTGCAGCACGGTCGTGGTGACACGCTGGGAAAGCAATCCCGAAAAAAATGAGGAGGAGATGGCAAAATTCCAACACCAGTTCTCTCATCTTTTCCCGCTCTGCCAGTTCCTGTTCGTGCAGGCGAAGTGGGCGATCCATGCCTATCAGAAAAAGGATGAACAGAAGCTCGTCGAGTCCAACATCGACAGCCTTCACGCTCTCATCGAAGAGCGAGCCTCCATCACCGCACGACAGCGCCTGCACCATGAGCAAGTTGTCCATGCCTGCGATGACTTCGCGGAACTGGCGCGCGAACCGCTCCGTCAGGCCGCGCTGCGCACCGTACCCTGGCGGTCGGACAAACTGGAGAATCTGAAGGCAACTCAGGGGGCCCATGAACTGATTTTGCGCATCACACCATGA
- a CDS encoding dynamin family protein produces the protein MSTSLGNYPELQQAIKRAKELQAALAGAGQTLVEKRLAEAITAASQLRFSIGVVGRAKTGKSTFINAVLGRRDDLYAPVNRSPATNVVTCFANGPEETIRVVRHSDRPEDPGQLIHAVEIRKFACEEGNPRNSKNVKTIEVIAPLPRLGVDVVLVDTPGADNALSNLHDNVLLDFLPRLDAVIFLVRADDPFVESEIRLLSHVQEAHVSKLLFGVTMADAVEADELAEGLEHNRAVLTKLEHGQCNQFVISAKTFQETGSEPGMEDLLEAVQKLVGEGRAAIVTERLIEITKHCAKEAREVVAEDLAMAERSAEEIQAERATIIDLRETLGTKRPALERRFQSAWTRAFEDFRDVLPAIERAMKEEYNALIDRTPDRALTTLAKTVHTDVMKRLDEYLTQPGDGLREAVGEAVRVLGVDFSASLGVAARQIAPVISNKQSFNPAVEAVTSLVPSLLAAFGVASLPGLVASTAMAVAPALVWWNPFTWVAVGAAGAGGAAASALLAPVAALGTPVLIGMACYRCFTTWKGRMAETRNALSLAVKDLITDAIHETTQNVRVLSRKDVLIVDEFLNETTARLTAYEAKLTGLLKERPSAERLEQLKTTLLLLDGVIQPAPTPALPATAADTSAAPAVRLF, from the coding sequence GTGAGCACCTCCCTTGGCAACTATCCGGAGCTACAGCAGGCGATCAAGCGCGCAAAGGAACTGCAAGCAGCATTGGCGGGAGCCGGCCAGACGCTTGTTGAAAAGCGCCTTGCCGAAGCGATCACCGCTGCGAGTCAGCTGCGATTCTCCATCGGCGTGGTGGGGCGGGCGAAAACGGGCAAGTCGACCTTCATCAATGCGGTGCTGGGGAGGCGGGACGATTTGTATGCGCCGGTGAACCGGTCGCCAGCCACCAATGTGGTCACCTGTTTTGCCAACGGTCCTGAGGAAACAATCCGCGTGGTCCGACATTCGGACCGGCCGGAGGACCCGGGGCAGTTGATTCACGCGGTCGAGATTCGCAAGTTCGCATGCGAGGAAGGCAACCCTCGCAATAGCAAGAATGTGAAGACCATCGAGGTGATCGCACCGCTCCCGAGGCTGGGGGTGGATGTGGTGCTGGTTGACACTCCCGGCGCGGACAATGCTCTCAGCAATTTGCATGACAACGTGCTGCTGGATTTCCTGCCCAGATTGGACGCAGTGATCTTTCTCGTGAGGGCGGACGATCCGTTTGTCGAGTCAGAGATCAGGCTGCTGTCCCACGTGCAAGAAGCGCACGTGAGCAAGTTGCTGTTCGGGGTGACGATGGCGGATGCTGTCGAAGCAGATGAACTGGCAGAAGGGCTGGAGCACAACCGCGCTGTGCTGACGAAGCTGGAGCACGGTCAATGTAATCAGTTCGTCATCTCCGCAAAAACCTTCCAAGAAACTGGCAGTGAACCCGGTATGGAAGATCTGCTGGAGGCGGTGCAGAAGCTGGTGGGGGAAGGGCGGGCAGCCATCGTCACGGAACGTTTGATTGAGATCACAAAGCACTGTGCCAAGGAAGCACGGGAGGTTGTGGCAGAAGATCTTGCCATGGCAGAACGGAGTGCCGAGGAAATACAGGCTGAGAGGGCGACCATCATTGACTTGCGGGAAACTCTTGGAACCAAAAGACCGGCCCTGGAACGCAGATTTCAAAGTGCCTGGACGAGAGCATTCGAAGATTTCCGGGATGTGCTCCCTGCGATCGAGCGTGCCATGAAAGAGGAATACAACGCATTGATCGACAGGACACCAGACCGCGCCTTGACGACCCTGGCGAAGACAGTGCACACGGATGTGATGAAAAGGCTGGATGAGTACCTTACTCAACCCGGTGACGGGCTTCGCGAGGCGGTGGGTGAGGCAGTCCGAGTGCTAGGGGTGGACTTCAGTGCCTCCCTGGGTGTCGCAGCCCGGCAGATAGCCCCCGTGATCAGCAACAAACAATCCTTCAACCCCGCTGTCGAAGCCGTGACTTCGCTGGTGCCGTCACTGCTGGCGGCCTTCGGCGTCGCGAGTTTGCCGGGTCTGGTGGCATCGACAGCCATGGCGGTGGCACCGGCACTCGTCTGGTGGAATCCCTTTACCTGGGTGGCAGTGGGTGCGGCAGGTGCAGGTGGCGCGGCCGCGAGTGCCCTGCTGGCCCCGGTTGCAGCACTGGGTACGCCGGTTCTCATCGGAATGGCCTGCTACCGCTGCTTCACAACCTGGAAGGGCCGGATGGCAGAAACGCGTAACGCCCTTTCACTGGCGGTAAAAGATCTGATCACAGACGCGATTCATGAAACCACGCAGAATGTCCGGGTGTTGAGCCGCAAGGATGTGCTGATCGTCGATGAGTTTCTCAATGAAACCACGGCAAGGCTCACCGCGTACGAGGCCAAGCTGACGGGCTTGCTGAAGGAACGGCCAAGTGCCGAGCGACTGGAGCAGCTCAAGACCACGTTGCTCTTGCTGGACGGCGTGATCCAGCCAGCGCCAACGCCAGCGCTTCCGGCGACCGCAGCGGATACTTCGGCAGCGCCCGCGGTGCGCCTCTTTTAA
- a CDS encoding AAA family ATPase has product MLIKACLKDHGLKFTELHYHVPGSHEHLKHLTTGGTPRPPTKESITRIAKAIFAMTHPVEGASDATHYNPVALWQDLLRGLNRLGKGKLQEDADERRFCHFLLDLFELNNEPAGERHEPFLERGCILDSRDFHGRAEQLHRLRGQKCGQINGGRKIGKSSLLREAGRKLTNWHPRHAFAYVDMMRADTHTVQGFYAEVASAWGLINSPTSNADFSLCCKEESKKRHLVLVIDEAERFTSLELSQQFDFQFFENLRAVSQQCLTLWFGSKKSLREFAKCSENVSPFNTAPVTLLGLFTPQEAASFLTSVEGVSFDSRESETILHWAGQHPCKLQIACYNVQLKREFGRSLDEAMHDAEIEWNSIKTLEEC; this is encoded by the coding sequence ATGCTCATCAAAGCGTGTCTGAAGGACCACGGCCTGAAGTTCACCGAACTGCACTACCACGTTCCTGGTTCTCACGAGCACCTGAAGCATCTCACCACAGGTGGGACGCCACGCCCACCCACCAAGGAGAGCATCACGCGCATTGCAAAGGCCATATTTGCCATGACCCACCCGGTTGAAGGAGCCTCCGATGCCACCCACTACAATCCGGTCGCCCTGTGGCAAGACCTCCTGCGTGGCCTCAATCGCCTGGGCAAAGGTAAACTGCAGGAGGATGCGGACGAACGCCGATTCTGCCATTTCCTGTTAGATCTCTTCGAGCTCAACAATGAACCTGCTGGTGAGCGCCATGAGCCTTTCCTGGAACGTGGATGCATCCTGGATTCCCGTGACTTTCATGGGAGGGCGGAACAGCTGCACCGGCTGCGCGGGCAAAAGTGCGGTCAGATCAACGGGGGACGAAAAATTGGCAAATCCTCACTCCTGCGTGAAGCAGGCCGGAAGCTGACAAACTGGCACCCCAGGCATGCCTTTGCCTATGTGGACATGATGCGGGCGGATACCCACACCGTGCAGGGTTTCTATGCAGAAGTGGCCTCTGCTTGGGGGCTGATCAATTCGCCAACTTCAAACGCGGACTTTTCCCTCTGTTGCAAGGAGGAATCTAAAAAGCGCCACCTTGTCCTCGTGATTGATGAAGCGGAACGATTCACCAGTCTGGAGCTGAGCCAGCAGTTTGACTTCCAGTTCTTTGAGAACCTTCGCGCCGTCAGCCAACAGTGCCTGACCTTGTGGTTTGGCAGCAAGAAGTCCCTGCGAGAGTTCGCCAAGTGCAGTGAAAACGTCTCCCCATTCAACACGGCACCGGTTACGCTTCTGGGGCTCTTTACTCCACAAGAAGCTGCCAGCTTCCTTACCTCAGTAGAGGGGGTGTCGTTTGATTCTCGGGAGTCTGAGACGATCCTTCACTGGGCGGGGCAACATCCCTGCAAGCTTCAGATCGCTTGCTACAATGTGCAGCTCAAGCGCGAGTTTGGACGCTCATTGGACGAGGCGATGCATGATGCCGAGATCGAATGGAACAGTATCAAAACCCTGGAGGAATGCTAG
- a CDS encoding AAA family ATPase produces the protein MTSHLRWSLHVLYLLLFWPSRYKADIGLQVDISLKSRLRHMTRMVPALMFLALVGSCVLALTIHCINGAPIFWPGILPGVVAGVLVGAACFLLVSDTVMATTMALSMGLLWGITGLEYLGLPRTLVVQATGLSGALWLSCSTGIVIAITSSLGRPPLPALWIRLFLALIGTAFFALFGLGVAMNAGLSKAVCALSSSMSFLVSFIVVHFRLFDYPIYALQSWSLAKASSQPNADVSRLWKKHPLAWNEVIWLPLPGVVTFLANLVKSDRDFGYEIISFVSAHRRHQARAVSAALSEVMLQDLQVTAFNQFPEVLRRLEWLRTPPKRLPQIAVQHGPAFVRIAEHAAHRLALTSREQQLQSLDRGATEIEQLQRSTMGTPDVLASRLLQCAMDWQSLFRDELRRTRDNVPDLGHIPDLFKAGSYLKEEDAQSFFGREDEWHQLENFMLAPAAASAILLRGARRMGKSSLLLQLPRLLGPDCTACYLDMQNAACNENLPRFFTALSEAITTALLRRGVTVQGLLIAQLRDEPFATFNEWLDSTEKAMRPGLRICICIDEYERMSRLAKQDPDWRLLDYLRHLQQQHRSLVLIYCGMRPFHALGPEWASRFVGARTLKLGCLDRQSSIRLLTSPQPDFPLRYAPGALNHLLEITGCQPFLLQAVAGELVRQLNKEKRMTATVVDVDNAVALAFEAWSDYRIDLWNDAGSDGQALVVRLLAGQPATPGPALARLCDYDLLSSEGKFKVPILEHWLRRALEAGEISLDLELHANPP, from the coding sequence ATGACATCCCATCTCCGTTGGTCGTTGCATGTACTTTACCTGCTGTTGTTCTGGCCATCGCGCTACAAGGCCGATATCGGCTTGCAGGTTGACATCAGCTTGAAATCCCGTCTCCGTCACATGACGCGGATGGTGCCCGCTCTCATGTTCCTGGCCCTGGTGGGGAGCTGCGTTCTGGCGCTGACCATCCACTGCATCAATGGTGCCCCCATTTTCTGGCCAGGGATACTGCCGGGAGTCGTGGCCGGGGTGCTGGTGGGGGCCGCCTGTTTTCTCCTGGTTTCAGACACCGTCATGGCTACGACGATGGCCTTGTCGATGGGCCTGCTCTGGGGCATCACCGGTCTTGAGTACCTCGGTCTGCCCAGGACGCTTGTGGTCCAGGCCACCGGCCTTTCAGGTGCTTTGTGGCTGAGTTGCTCCACCGGCATCGTGATTGCCATCACTTCAAGTTTGGGGCGGCCTCCTCTCCCTGCTCTCTGGATCAGACTCTTTCTGGCATTGATCGGCACAGCCTTCTTTGCGCTGTTTGGCCTGGGTGTCGCCATGAATGCGGGTTTGTCCAAGGCTGTCTGCGCTCTGAGCAGCAGCATGAGCTTCCTGGTCAGCTTCATCGTGGTGCACTTCCGCCTGTTCGACTATCCGATCTACGCCTTGCAGTCATGGTCTCTCGCAAAGGCCAGCAGCCAGCCCAATGCCGATGTTAGCAGGCTCTGGAAGAAACATCCCCTCGCTTGGAATGAAGTGATCTGGCTTCCCTTGCCCGGAGTCGTCACTTTTTTGGCAAACTTGGTCAAGTCCGACCGTGACTTTGGCTACGAGATCATCTCTTTTGTTTCCGCGCACCGGCGGCATCAGGCACGTGCTGTGAGCGCAGCCTTGAGTGAGGTCATGCTGCAAGATCTGCAGGTGACGGCCTTTAACCAGTTTCCCGAAGTCCTGCGTCGCCTGGAGTGGTTGCGCACTCCACCCAAACGTCTGCCGCAGATTGCAGTCCAGCATGGTCCTGCGTTTGTCAGGATTGCCGAGCATGCCGCACATCGTCTGGCGCTGACCTCCCGTGAGCAACAGCTTCAATCTCTCGACCGCGGCGCAACGGAGATCGAGCAGTTGCAGAGAAGCACGATGGGCACTCCGGATGTGCTTGCTTCACGGCTGCTTCAATGTGCGATGGACTGGCAGAGCCTCTTTCGGGATGAACTGCGCCGAACCCGTGACAACGTGCCCGACCTCGGCCACATCCCTGATCTCTTCAAAGCTGGCAGCTATCTCAAGGAAGAAGACGCCCAGTCATTCTTTGGTCGTGAGGACGAGTGGCATCAACTGGAGAACTTCATGCTCGCTCCCGCGGCGGCCTCAGCGATTCTCCTAAGAGGGGCGCGACGCATGGGGAAGAGCAGTCTGCTTCTACAGTTGCCCAGGCTGCTCGGACCCGACTGCACAGCCTGCTATCTGGACATGCAGAATGCCGCCTGCAACGAAAACCTTCCCCGCTTCTTTACAGCTCTTTCTGAAGCTATCACCACAGCTTTGCTGCGCCGCGGGGTAACCGTGCAAGGCTTGCTGATCGCTCAACTGAGGGATGAGCCATTCGCCACCTTCAATGAGTGGTTGGACTCCACAGAGAAGGCCATGCGTCCCGGCCTTCGCATCTGCATCTGCATTGATGAATATGAACGCATGAGCCGTCTTGCCAAGCAAGACCCGGACTGGCGTTTGCTGGACTATCTCCGTCATCTCCAGCAACAGCACCGCAGCCTCGTCCTCATCTATTGCGGGATGCGGCCCTTCCATGCACTCGGACCTGAGTGGGCCAGTCGCTTCGTCGGGGCACGTACGCTTAAACTCGGTTGTCTGGATCGGCAGTCGTCCATCAGGCTGCTGACCTCTCCACAGCCGGACTTTCCTCTTCGCTATGCTCCTGGAGCTCTCAATCACCTGCTGGAAATCACCGGTTGCCAGCCCTTCCTTCTTCAAGCTGTCGCCGGAGAGTTGGTGCGGCAGTTAAACAAGGAAAAGCGGATGACCGCCACCGTGGTGGACGTGGACAACGCCGTCGCTTTGGCCTTTGAGGCCTGGAGTGACTACCGTATCGACCTCTGGAACGATGCTGGGTCCGACGGTCAGGCTCTTGTTGTGAGGCTTCTTGCCGGGCAGCCTGCGACCCCAGGGCCTGCTCTTGCCCGTTTGTGCGACTACGACCTGCTCTCCTCTGAAGGGAAATTCAAGGTGCCCATTCTGGAACACTGGCTTCGCCGGGCCCTTGAGGCAGGCGAAATATCCCTGGATCTTGAACTGCACGCTAATCCACCCTGA
- a CDS encoding DUF1552 domain-containing protein encodes MNRRRFILQSLGATLALPGLTSLKASAVGGNAAVQMAKGAGMGARRFVAIGNLLGFQVKQLFPTTTGAAYEKTTLLEPIWDNRSQMTVYRGLDHGVKGGHFAVHSFLSGVLNSEAQNRPDGNVTIDQYLADEVGFETRFPSLTVGSEGGIHGGCQIAWTKSGVRVPPITNPAELFEKLFISESKERQERRVQENGVQASILDSVREEANRLSGQVNKEDKDKLDEYLTSVRDVEKRLELRKRWTLQPKPAAPFDKPANRNAVEDLPLLYELITLALQTDSTRIATLEIGGDFMPQHLGIKKDYHGLSHHGNDPEAIANLIALERYQIEHFGKFVSRLSKVNDGDRTLLDSTTVLFGSGMGDGNSHKNSDLPIILAGGGYKHGEYRQVPREGINKVPLCNLFVDIAQKMGVETDRFGSSTGRFA; translated from the coding sequence ATGAATCGTCGTCGTTTTATTCTCCAATCCCTCGGTGCCACGCTCGCGTTGCCGGGGCTCACTTCGCTCAAAGCCAGTGCTGTGGGGGGCAATGCGGCCGTCCAGATGGCCAAAGGGGCGGGCATGGGAGCAAGGCGGTTCGTGGCGATTGGCAACCTGCTTGGGTTCCAGGTGAAACAGCTTTTCCCCACAACCACGGGTGCGGCGTACGAGAAGACCACCCTGCTGGAGCCCATCTGGGACAATCGCAGCCAGATGACGGTTTATCGCGGTCTTGATCACGGCGTCAAGGGCGGGCACTTCGCGGTCCACTCCTTCCTTTCCGGGGTGCTGAACTCCGAGGCCCAGAACCGTCCGGATGGGAATGTCACGATCGACCAGTACCTCGCGGATGAGGTGGGCTTCGAGACGCGGTTCCCCTCGCTGACCGTTGGCTCTGAAGGGGGGATTCACGGTGGCTGCCAGATCGCGTGGACGAAGTCGGGTGTGCGGGTGCCGCCGATCACGAACCCGGCCGAGTTGTTTGAGAAGCTCTTCATCAGCGAGTCGAAAGAGCGCCAGGAACGCCGCGTGCAGGAAAATGGGGTGCAGGCCTCGATCCTGGACTCCGTAAGGGAGGAGGCCAACCGCCTCTCCGGCCAGGTGAACAAGGAGGACAAGGACAAGCTCGACGAGTACCTGACCTCTGTGCGGGATGTGGAGAAGCGCCTGGAACTCCGGAAGCGCTGGACCCTGCAGCCCAAGCCCGCCGCTCCGTTTGACAAGCCGGCGAACCGCAATGCGGTGGAGGATCTGCCGCTGTTGTATGAACTGATCACACTCGCCCTGCAGACGGACAGCACGCGCATCGCCACGCTGGAGATCGGGGGCGATTTCATGCCGCAACACCTGGGCATCAAAAAGGATTACCACGGTCTGTCCCACCACGGCAATGACCCGGAGGCGATCGCGAACCTCATCGCCCTGGAGCGGTACCAGATTGAGCACTTTGGCAAATTCGTGAGCCGCCTGTCCAAGGTAAACGACGGGGATCGCACCCTGCTGGACTCCACCACGGTGCTCTTCGGCAGCGGCATGGGGGACGGGAACTCACACAAGAACTCGGATCTTCCCATCATCCTTGCGGGCGGCGGCTACAAGCATGGCGAGTACCGGCAGGTGCCGCGTGAGGGAATCAACAAGGTGCCACTGTGCAATCTCTTCGTGGATATCGCGCAGAAGATGGGCGTGGAGACCGACCGCTTTGGCAGCAGCACTGGCCGTTTTGCTTAA